In Streptomyces venezuelae, the sequence GGCCGAACTGAGCAGCCGTAGCCCGGAGTTCCGGGAGATGTGGGCGACTCGGGACGTGCGGGAAAAGACGTACGGCACGAAGGCTTTCCGCCATCCGGTGGCCGGAGGTTTCGACCTCGCCTACGAGACCCTCGTGCTGCCGGGTGACGAGGGCAGTGCGCTGGTCGTCTTCACAGCCCCCGACGCTGGGGCCGAGGCCGCGCTGCGACTGCTGGGCCGTTGGGCGGCGTCGGCGGGCGCGCCGGGCCTCGGGCGCCTCCCTGCCGGATCCGGTTCCTGACTCCGTTCCCACGCCGGGCCCCGAGGATCCGCTCGGGGGCGTCCTGGCCGGTTCCTCGGCGAGTCCAGGGCGCCACCACACCCGCGCTGTCCGCGGCCGCACGGCCCTCCCGGCCGGTCGGCGTGCATCAGCTCGGACTGCGAGGCTCCGCCGAGTCCGTTTGAAGCGGCGTCCCAGAATGCCGGACCGGTAGCGGCCTGCGGGATGCCTGGAAGGATGGGAAACAGGCGTGCGACGGGTGCGACGGGGCAAGAGCAGTGTACGGACCCCAAGCGTGTCACGGGATGGAGGGCCGGATCGTGGAGTGGTGGCTTTGGCTGATCGCGGTGCTCGTCATCCTGGTGGTGATCGGCATCTCGGCGGTGGTGACGCAGGCGCGCCGCCGACGCGGAGGTCCGGTGGTCGAACAGCACCCCCCGCCCCCCGAAGGCGGGGGTGAGCGGTGATGGCGTTTCTGACACGGGTGGGGGATGTCGTGGGGCGTCCCGTGGTGACTTTGGGCGGGGATGTGATCGCCCAGATCAAGGACGTGGTGCTGGACCCCGGTGACGGACGGGTAACGATGTTTACGCTGAGTGGCCGGGGGTTGCTGTCCGGGCCATTGCGCGAGGTTCTTCACTGGGAGGGCGTCCATGCCCTGGGCATGGACGCCGTCATGGTCGCTGCCCGTTCGGCCGTGGCCGGCCCGGACGAGTCCAGGTCGGTCGGGGCCCCGGATGCCGGTGTGAGCGGTGCCCGGGTCCTCACGGCGGAGGGGGAGGACATGGGGCGGGTCGCCGATGTCGTCCTCGATGTAGAGCAGGACGCGGCCCGGATGGTGGGGTACGAGGTCCGCCTCGGCGACCACGGTGCCGGGGAGGCGACGGTGCTGTTGCCCGTTCCTCTGCCGGCGGCTGCCTCGGGCGAGAACGTGGTGGTGCCCGAGGCGTCGTTCAGGTTCGCCGTCGCCGATCTGGCGGGCTTCCGCGAGGCGGCCGCCGGCTTGGAGCAGGCGCTGAAGGAGGCACGGTGAGGCGATTCGGGGAAGTGATCCGCCTTCCTGTGGTCGCGGCCGATACCGCCGAGCGGGTGGGCATGGTGACCGGACTGGTGACGGCGGCGTCACCCGCAAGGGTGGAATTC encodes:
- a CDS encoding cytochrome c-type biogenesis protein CcmH; amino-acid sequence: MEWWLWLIAVLVILVVIGISAVVTQARRRRGGPVVEQHPPPPEGGGER
- a CDS encoding PRC-barrel domain-containing protein; this encodes MAFLTRVGDVVGRPVVTLGGDVIAQIKDVVLDPGDGRVTMFTLSGRGLLSGPLREVLHWEGVHALGMDAVMVAARSAVAGPDESRSVGAPDAGVSGARVLTAEGEDMGRVADVVLDVEQDAARMVGYEVRLGDHGAGEATVLLPVPLPAAASGENVVVPEASFRFAVADLAGFREAAAGLEQALKEAR